A part of Paenibacillus sp. sptzw28 genomic DNA contains:
- the mdh gene encoding malate dehydrogenase encodes MAIKRNKITVVGAGFTGATTALMLAQKELGDIVLVDIPQLENPTKGKALDMMESTPVQGCDANIIGTSDYADTKDSDVVIITAGIARKPGMSRDDLVNTNAGIVKSVCENVKASSPNAYVIILSNPVDAMTYVAYNTLGFPKNRVIGQSGVLDTARYCTFIAQELNVSVEDVRGFVLGGHGDDMVPLVRYSNVGGIPIEKLIPADRIEAIVQRTRVGGGEIVNLLGNGSAYYAPAASLVQMTEAILKDKKRIIPVIALLQGEYGYDNLFMGVPVVLGGDGIEKVFELELTADEKAALEKSAVSVRNVIAVVNG; translated from the coding sequence ATGGCCATTAAACGGAATAAAATTACGGTTGTCGGGGCTGGCTTTACCGGCGCCACGACCGCTTTGATGCTTGCGCAAAAAGAGCTCGGCGACATTGTGCTCGTCGATATCCCGCAGCTTGAAAATCCGACAAAAGGCAAAGCGCTCGATATGATGGAATCTACGCCGGTGCAAGGCTGCGACGCGAATATCATCGGCACGTCGGACTATGCCGACACGAAAGACTCGGATGTCGTTATCATTACGGCAGGCATCGCCCGTAAGCCGGGGATGAGCCGTGACGACCTCGTTAATACGAACGCCGGCATCGTGAAATCGGTTTGCGAGAACGTTAAAGCTTCCAGCCCGAACGCTTATGTGATCATCCTCTCCAATCCGGTTGACGCGATGACCTATGTTGCGTACAATACGCTTGGTTTCCCCAAAAACCGGGTTATCGGCCAATCCGGCGTTCTTGATACGGCCCGTTACTGCACGTTTATCGCGCAGGAGCTCAATGTTTCCGTTGAAGACGTTCGCGGTTTTGTCCTTGGCGGTCACGGCGACGATATGGTTCCGCTTGTTCGTTACTCGAACGTCGGCGGTATTCCGATCGAGAAGCTGATCCCGGCCGATCGTATCGAAGCGATCGTACAGCGTACCCGCGTAGGCGGCGGCGAAATCGTCAATCTTCTCGGTAACGGCAGCGCCTACTATGCGCCTGCAGCATCGCTTGTGCAAATGACGGAAGCTATTTTGAAAGACAAGAAACGCATCATACCGGTAATCGCGCTGCTTCAAGGCGAATACGGCTACGACAATCTGTTCATGGGCGTTCCGGTTGTGCTGGGCGGCGACGGCATCGAGAAAGTATTCGAGCTGGAGCTGACGGCAGACGAGAAAGCCGCGCTTGAGAAGTCGGCTGTTTCGGTACGCAACGTTATTGCGGTTGTAAACGGCTAA